GGGGGTCTTCTGTTGGTCCTGAGAGCAAAGTGGAACTCTACTAATGTCTAGCTGGCCTTGGGATTTGGCCACAGATTGTCTTGCCCGTGCCCTGAAATTCACTGTGACACGGCACATTGGAGTGGGGATAGGCGGTGGACCCAACAGAGGTGGAGGTTTGGCATCGTCTCCTAAGGTTGATGACAGAGAAGGAGACAAGCCTCTTGAAGTCAAGGTAGGATGTGGTTCATTTAGTCTCAGAGTGCACTGCCTGGGCCtggaccccaccccagcacagccAGTTCCCTGCCCTCCCAAGGCCCTAAGGAAGTGTGCGAACAGAGTCATAACTGGTCGCCAGAATGAAATCGTGAGAAGAGCACAATCTTGGGGAAGTGGACTCTGAGGTAAcctgggaagtgggagagagaaaattgaGTTTCCTTTAGGGAACTCGGGAGCACGAGTCGGGAGGCGACGCTATGGGCCTCAGATTTTGACTTGGTTTTCACATGGGCATAGGGGAAGAAAGTGTAATGTATTTTCTATATTGGTAAGTCCTGACTGCAACCCCAGCTGGGACTCTCTTGGTTGAAAAGCCTTCAGCTCTGTCACCGAGCAGCTGTTTGTAGCTTAAGACCCTTTGAGGTTGGCCCCGCATATCGGGGGGCTGGGGATAAAGATTCCCCCCCATGCTTCTGACAGTTGGGAGTGTACCCCACTGGAGCGTGTGTTTAATGCAGCTGGTGAACAGTTTCAGCTTTCCGAAAGCAGAGGAGACAGCGCTCCAGGTCAGTGAGTTATTCCAAGTTAAACATTCCAGACACGGAGCACCGAGCAGGACAGAGGCTGTCAGTGGTTCCGTCCACAAGCCCTTTGTCTCCACGGGCAGGGTTATGAGGCCAAGGACTTGACCCTGTTCCTAGGCTTTTACTTTAGTCAGAGTTCTTCATGGTCATGGTCCTAGTTTCCCAAACTGATAAATGAGCCTTTCCAGAAGACCTATTTGTTAACAAGAGGACTTCTTTTCCTATCTCTAGGACAAGTGTTTGTAGAAATAAGTTGCTGGACAGATAAACTGTGAAAAAGCCTAGGCCAGGGAAAACGAAGTGTGAGGGTGAGAACTGATGGAAGAACACCAGAGCTCTGCCCTGTGACAGAGGTGGGAGACGCCCACTTCCCTGTCCCACGCAGGGAACCAAGGCTGAGGGACAGAGCGTCTGTCAGTGCTTGCTGCTGGCTGTCCCACGGTCTGCCCCCAGAACAGGTGTCCCTTGCTATTGTGCTGTGAAGATCTGGAAAGGGAGGGACGGGGTGGATTTCTGATAGCATCTCGCCTAGATCTGAAATGTCCTCCATCCGAAGAAATGTCCTCTGTCCTCGATCCAAAGCAGGGGGCGGATGAGCTATGAGCAGCAGTGACTGGGCGGTTTGTCtgctctggggggaggggagctggacCAGTGATGGGGAGAGTGTCAGCAAGGAAATGGAGAATTTCCTGGATGGTGGAAGGGGATGGCGAACTGCCGGGACAACCCAGCTGCTGGTGTCTGCCCAGGCCTTGGCTTCACCCCGcccctgcctccccgccccctccatTTATCGCTGCACCGAGGATGCGCTGCGTCCTGCCGAGACCTCCTGGTTCCTTGGCCTCTGGcctcctgtccccacagcccGCCTGCTGTGCTGGCAGATCAACAAGCACACAAACACAAAAGGAAGGTTTTGCGAGGTTCCCGCGGAGCTCACTCTTTCCGGCCAGGGTGATTTCTGCAGTGAGTGCCCTTTCTGCAGAGCATCCCTTTAGCCTTAGCTGTTTCCCCAGTCACAGCTGCAAGAGCAGCTTTTTCAGAGACCCAGAGTTGTGGCtgtctttattactttatttcacctttttccCCTGTGTGTCTGCCTTAGACACAAGGACTGTGGCAAACAGTACAACACCAAGGACCCGTTCTTTAcctcccctgtccctctccccacctcaagaTACAAGATAAATTCAAAACTGACCGTGCGTGAGGCTTTGACCCTTTCTCCTGCTCCCCGCAAATCTCTCACCTACAACAGCTTTCCACTTCACGGAGGGAGGGGACTGAACTCTACCTCAGCTGGCTATAAGAGACTGAGGAGTGGAGATGGGTAGAGTACTCGGTGCCTGGAAGCCCAGGCTGGGATGGTGGTGGGGGCCTGCTGCGGTGGGCTGGGCGCCCTCCTTGGTGATGACGATGGAGTgctgtgtggaggaggaggaagacgaaGCACGCCTGCCCGCCCCGGCCGGGACCTTGGGAAGGTAATGGACCACTGCGCTCAGCAGCCGGCCCCTGAAGCTTGGGCTGAGAAAGTTGTAAAGGATGGGGTTGACGACGCAGTGGAGCATGGAGAAGCAGTCGATGACGTCGTAAAAGAAGTAGAGCAGGTGAGCCAGGTAGCAGTGGAGGGAGATGTGGATCCCGTGCAGTGTGAGAAGCAGCAGGGTCACGTGGTAGGGAAGCCAACAGATGGCAAAGACTGCGATGTAGGCACACACCAGCAGACTGTGGCGCCGGCCCTCAGCCCGGGCTGCCCGCCTAAGCCGGCAGGCCGTCAGCACGTTGAAGCCTGTGATGAGAACAAAAGGCAGCAGGAAGCCCAGGATGGTGGTGGACAGAGACACCACCAGGGCCCATGTGCTAAAGGTCTCGAAAGGTGCCATGAAAAGGCACATGGGCTCGGAGCTCTCCACAAGCTGGATGTGGGCCACCTCGGGCAGCGGAATGATGGCCGAGAGCACCCAGACGCCTGCACACACCGCCCGCCGCACTCGGTGCTGGTGGCGCTGCCAGGAGGGAGAGGCATTGGTAAGGGTGATGTAGCGGTCAATGCTGAGGCACACCAGGAAGAAGATGCTGCTGTACATGTTGGCGAAGTAGAAGTAGTGGGTGAAGCGGCAGGAGAAGCTGCCCCAGAGCCAGGTGTAGTCCAGCATGACCTCCAGCATCCACACGGGCAGAGACAGGACGATGCCCAGGTCCGCTATGGCCATGTTGAAGACGTAGAGGCTCAGCAACCCGGCCCGGCCGGAGTAGCGCCAGTTGACGCAGATCACCAGGAGGTTCTCCACCAGCCCGACCACAAAGATGGCCAGGTAGAGGACAAAGAGGGCCACTCGCTTGGTGTTTTC
This DNA window, taken from Desmodus rotundus isolate HL8 chromosome 3, HLdesRot8A.1, whole genome shotgun sequence, encodes the following:
- the GPR182 gene encoding G-protein coupled receptor 182, with the translated sequence MSVTASMGSGSSKGVTAEPDYDIGEIHNWTELLYFFNHTFSECHTELSENTKRVALFVLYLAIFVVGLVENLLVICVNWRYSGRAGLLSLYVFNMAIADLGIVLSLPVWMLEVMLDYTWLWGSFSCRFTHYFYFANMYSSIFFLVCLSIDRYITLTNASPSWQRHQHRVRRAVCAGVWVLSAIIPLPEVAHIQLVESSEPMCLFMAPFETFSTWALVVSLSTTILGFLLPFVLITGFNVLTACRLRRAARAEGRRHSLLVCAYIAVFAICWLPYHVTLLLLTLHGIHISLHCYLAHLLYFFYDVIDCFSMLHCVVNPILYNFLSPSFRGRLLSAVVHYLPKVPAGAGRRASSSSSSTQHSIVITKEGAQPTAAGPHHHPSLGFQAPSTLPISTPQSLIAS